Proteins found in one Limanda limanda chromosome 18, fLimLim1.1, whole genome shotgun sequence genomic segment:
- the snw1 gene encoding SNW domain-containing protein 1: MSLTSFLPSPTQLSQDQLEAEERIQAQKSFSNALVSSLREPPQYGQRKSWVPRALEDFGDGGAFPEIHVAQFPQEMGRKKKTSNALAVQVDAEGKVKYDSIARQGQSKDKVIFSKYTDLLPKEVLNEDTPELQKPDEEAVKELTDKTRAALDKQVSQKIAAAMPVRAADKQAPAQYIRYTPSQQGVAFNSGAKQRVIRMVEMQHDPMEPPRFKINKKIPRGPPSPPAPVLHSPSRKMTVKEQQEWKIPPCISNWKNAKGYTIPLDKRLAADGRGLQTVHINENFAKLAEALYIADRKAREAVEMRAQVEKKMAQKEKEKKEEKLRELAQMARDRRAGIKSHGDKGGEDGEARERDEIRHDRRKERQHDRNILRAAPDKRSKLQRDQERDVSELIALGMPNPRSSSEAQYDQRLFNQSKGMDSGFAGGEDDMYNVYDKPFHGNKDMASHIYRPSKNIDKDTYTDDLEALKQNNRFAPGKEFSGADHAQKRDGPVQFEEDPFGLDKFLEEAKQHGGSKRPSTSRSSKDDYHDKKRRKE; this comes from the exons atgtctctGACGAG CTTCCTACCTTCGCCGACCCAGCTGTCCCAGGACCagctggaggcagaggagaggatcCAGGCCCAGAAGTCCTTCTCCAATGCCCTGGTCTCGTCTCTCAGAGAACCCCCCCAATACGGACAGAGGAAGAGCTGGGTGCCGCGTGCACTCGAG GACTTTGGAGATGGAGGAGCTTTCCCAGAGATCCATGTGGCCCAGTTTCCTCAGGAGATGGGCCGGAAGAAGAAGACGTCCAATGCCTTGGCGGTGCAAGTAGATGCGGAGGGAAAGGTCAAATATGATTCCATCGCCAGACAAGGACAGAGCAAGGATAAG GTGATCTTCAGTAAATACACAGACCTTCTGCCAAAGGAAGTGCTAAATGAAGACACCCCAGAGCTGCAGAAGCCAGACGAGGAGGCGGTGAAAGAA CTTACAGATAAAACTCGGGCTGCCTTGGACAAGCAGGTGTCTCAGAAGATTGCTGCAGCTATGCCTGTAAGAGCTGCAGACAAACAGGCTCCTGCACAGTACATCAG ATACACCCCATCCCAGCAGGGGGTAGCGTTTAACTCTGGGGCCAAACAGAGAGTAATCCGCATGGTGGAGATGCAGCACGACCCCATGGAACCTCCACGTTTCAA gaTCAACAAGAAGATTCCCAGAGgacccccctctcctcctgcccctGTCTTGCATTCTCCAAGCAGAAAG ATGACAGTGAAGGAACAGCAGGAGTGGAAGATTCCTCCATGCATCTCCAACTGGAAGAACGCTAAG GGCTACACCATTCCTCTCGACAAACGTCTGGCTGCTGATGGTAGGGGGCTGCAAACAGTTCACATTAATGAAAACTTTGCCAAGTTGGCTGAGGCGCTCTACATCGCTGACAGAAAG GCCAGGGAGGCAGTGGAGATGAGAGCCCAGGTGGAGAAGAAGATGGcccagaaggagaaagagaaaaaggaggagaaacttAGGGAGCTGGCCCAAATGGCTCGAGACCGCAGGGCGGGGATCAAAAGTCACGGAGACAAAG GTGGCGAAGACGGCGAGGCCAGGGAACGTGACGAGATCCGCCATGACAGACGGAAAGAGAGACAGCACGACAGGAACATTTTGAGGGCAGCTCCTGATAAGAG GTCCAAGCTGCAGAGAGACCAGGAGAGGGACGTCAGTGAGCTGATCGCTCTCGGGATGCCCAACCCTCGCTCCTCCTCCGAAGCTCAGTACGACCAGAGACTCTTCAATCAAAGCAAG ggTATGGACAGTGGCTTCGCTGGTGGTGAGGACGATATGTACAACGTCTACGACAAGCCGTTCCACGGCAACAAAGACATGGCGTCACACATCTACAGGCCCAGCAAAAATATTGACAAGGACACCTACACAGATGACCTTGAAGCACTCAAGCAAAACAA CCGGTTTGCTCCTGGCAAAGAATTCTCCGGGGCCGACCATGCGCAGAAGCGGGacggaccagtccagtttgaaGAGGATCCCTTCGGTTTGGACAAGTTCTTGGAGGAAGCCAAGCAGCACGGCGGCTCTAAGAGGCCGTCAACCAGCAGAAGCTCAAAGGACGACTACCACGACAAGAAGCGCCGGAAGGAGTGA